One Panicum virgatum strain AP13 chromosome 9K, P.virgatum_v5, whole genome shotgun sequence genomic region harbors:
- the LOC120652662 gene encoding chaperone protein DnaJ-like translates to MDAGAGAGSGNASGGGASACCYYALLGIRKNASATDIRAAYRRLAMKWHPDRWASDPGAAGEAKRRFQRIQEAYSVLSDKGKKAMYDAGLFDPLDDDDDQDFSDFMQEMLVMMDNVKNEKPDTLEDLQKMLEDIVNGDDGSRGAGGRVPPDGARRARIAPYPQQQGRR, encoded by the exons ATGGACGCTGGGGCCGGTGCCGGATCTGGCAatgcctccggcggcggcgcgtccgcGTGCTGCTACTACGCCCTGCTCGGCATCCGCAAGAACGCCTCCGCCACCGACATCCGCGCCGCCTACCGGAGGCTCGCGATG AAGTGGCACCCGGACCGGTGGGCGAGcgaccccggcgccgccggcgaggccaaGCGGCGGTTCCAGCGGATCCAGGAGGCCTATTCCG TCTTGTCGGACAAGGGGAAGAAGGCCATGTACGACGCCGGGCTCTTCGATCCcctggacgacgacgacgaccag GATTTCTCCGACTTCATGCAGGAGATGCTGGTGATGATGGATAACGTGAAAAACGAG AAGCCGGACACGCTGGAGGACCTGCAGAAGATGCTGGAGGACATCGTCAACGGCGACGATGGGagccgcggcgcgggcgggcgcgTGCCGCCGGACGGCGCCCGGCGGGCGCGCATCGCGCCGTACccgcagcagcaggggcgcAGGTGA
- the LOC120652663 gene encoding cytochrome b-c1 complex subunit 9, mitochondrial-like, protein MGLFDALYRVVMRRNAVYVTFVVAGAFAGERAVDYGVHKLWEMNNVGKRYEDIPVLGQRPAEE, encoded by the exons atgggCCTCTTCGACGCGCTCTACCGCGTGGTGATGCGCCGCAACGCCGTCTACGTCAccttcgtcgtcgccggcgccttCGCGGGCGAGAGG GCGGTGGATTACGGAGTCCACAAGCTCTGGGAGATGAACAACGTCGGG AAAAGGTATGAAGATATACCAGTTCTGGGGCAAAGGCCAGCCGAAGAATGA
- the LOC120652664 gene encoding pectinesterase-like, whose product MKGAVIGASTVLVVLVIAGVCFVSFKGHGGKAEGEMSTSVRSIKSFCQPLDYRETCERALEATAGNATSTTDLTKAIFLATSDRIEQAVRESAVLNALKNDPRTSAALRDCEELLDYAIDDLKITFDRLGGFQMANFKTAVNDLRTWLSSALTYQETCLDGFENTTTDAADKMRRALNSSQELTENILAIVDEFSETLASLDLPGFHRRLLADNYRGVPSWMSGAKRRQLQASASPGAPGFKPDVTVAADGSGDFRTINEALARVPRKSAAAYVMYVKAGTYREYVSVPRNVTNLVVIGDGATRTVVTGSKSFTMNITTKDTATMEVIGNGFLMRGVGVENTAGARNHQAVALRVQSDLSAFYECRFDGYQDTLYTHTSRQYYRDCVVTGTIDFIFGNAQVVLQNCRIQVRRCMDNQQNIVTAQGRKERRSAGGTVIHNCTVEPHPEFESSAGRLKTFLGRPWKEYARTLYIQSEIGGFVDPQGWLPWLGDFGLNTCYYAEVENRGAGADMSRRARWRGVRNVTYQQAQQKYTVERFIQGQQWLPKLGVPFIPGLLPQNQTGRIH is encoded by the coding sequence ATGAAAGGCGCCGTCATCGGCGCGTCGACCGTCCTGGTCGTGTTGGTCATCGCCGGCGTCTGCTTCGTGTCCTTCAAGGGCCATGGCGGCAAGGCTGAGGGCGAGATGTCCACCTCGGTGAGGTCCATCAAGTCCTTCTGCCAGCCCCTGGACTACAGGGAAACCTGCGAGAGGGCGCTGGAGGCGACGGCCGGCAACGCCACCAGCACCACGGACCTGACCAAGGCCATCTTCCTGGCCACCTCCGATCGGATCGAGCAGGCCGTGCGCGAGTCCGCCGTGCTCAACGCCCTCAAGAACGACCCGCGCACGTCGGCCGCGCTCCGCGACTGCGAGGAGCTGCTGGACTACGCCATCGACGACCTCAAGATCACCTTCGACCGGCTCGGCGGGTTCCAGATGGCCAACTTCAAGACCGCCGTGAACGACCTCCGGACGTGGCTGAGCTCCGCGCTCACGTACCAGGAGACGTGCCTGGACGGGTTCGAGAACACCACCACGGACGCCGCGGACAAGATGCGCAGGGCGCTCAACAGCTCGCAGGAGCTGACGGAGAACATCCTGGCCATCGTGGACGAGTTCTCCGAGACGCTCGCCAGCCTGGACCTGCCGGGCTTCCACCGCCGGCTGCTCGCGGACAACTACAGGGGCGTGCCGTCGTGGATGTCCGGCGCCAAGCGCCGGCAGCTGCaggcctccgcctcccccggcGCGCCGGGCTTCAAGCCGGACGTGACGGTGGCGGCGGACGGCAGCGGCGACTTCAGGACCATCAACGAGGCGCTGGCCAGGGTGCCGCGCAAGAGCGCCGCCGCGTACGTGATGTACGTGAAGGCCGGCACGTACCGGGAGTACGTGTCCGTGCCCCGGAACGTGACGAACCTGGTGGTGATCGGCGACGGCGCCACCCGGACGGTGGTGACGGGCAGCAAGAGCTTCACGATGAACATCACGACCAAGGACACGGCGACGATGGAGGTGATCGGGAACGGGTTCCTGATGCGCGGCGTGGGCGTGGAGAACACGGCGGGCGCCCGGAACCACCAGGCCGTGGCGCTGCGGGTGCAGAGCGACCTGTCGGCCTTCTACGAGTGCCGCTTCGACGGATACCAGGACACGCTGTACACGCACACGTCGCGGCAGTACTACCGCGACTGCGTGGTCACGGGCACCATCGACTTCATCTTCGGCAACGCGCAGGTGGTGCTCCAGAACTGCCGCATCCAGGTGCGCCGGTGCATGGACAACCAACAGAACATCGTGACGGCGCAGGGCCGCAAGGAGAGGCGGTCGGCCGGCGGCACGGTCATCCACAACTGCACCGTCGAGCCGCACCCGGAGTTCGAGTCCAGCGCCGGCCGGCTCAAGACTTTCCTCGGGCGGCCGTGGAAGGAGTACGCGCGCACGCTCTACATCCAGTCGGAGATCGGCGGGTTCGTCGACCCGCAGGGGTGGTTGCCGTGGCTCGGCGACTTCGGCCTCAACACCTGCTACTACGCCGAGGTGGAGAACCGCGGGGCCGGCGCCGACATGAGCAGGCGCGCCAGGTGGAGGGGCGTCAGGAACGTCACCTACCAGCAGGCGCAGCAGAAGTACACCGTCGAGAGGTTCATCCAGGGCCAGCAGTGGCTCCCCAAGCTCGGCGTGCCCTTCATCCCGGGGCTGCTGCCGCAGAACCAAACCGGCAGGATACACTGA